The sequence below is a genomic window from Halolamina litorea.
GGTCAAGCGCGCGGTCTACCCCTACTACAAGCGATAACCAATGAGCCTCAAAGAGAAAGACGAACACGACCACCTCGGCTGGATGGAGGGCAAGCAGCTCTCCGCCATCGAGCGAGGGTACCTGTTTACCCTCATCTGGCTCGACAAGCGGTTCCGGGTCGTCGACTACCTGGAGATCCTGGAGTCGCTCTACTACAGAGTGAACCTCCAGATGCCCAAGAGCCACACCGAGCAGTACAACCTCGACAACAAGTTCTGGTACTGGTACCCGCTGTACGCCCTGGGCTCGTTCTCGACGATCGCGTACGTCGTCGCGGCGTTGTCAGGCGCCCTGCTAGGGTTCTACTACACGCCAGCCGTCGGTGCCGCGGGACCGGGTGAGGCGACGATCGCCTACAGCCAGATCGCGTTCATCATGCAGGACCTCCAGTTCGGCTTCATGCTGCGCTCGATCCACCGCTGGGCGGCGCAGGTGATGACCGCCGCGGTGTTCCTCCACATGCTCCGTGTCTACTTCACCGGCGCGTACAAGGAACCCCGTGAACTGAACTGGCTGCTCGGCATCGTGCTGATCAGTCTGACCATGGGCTTCGGGTACACCGGCTACCTGCTGCCGTGGGACCAGCTCGCCTACTGGGCGGGCCAGATCGGCGTCGAGATGGCGCTGTCGGTCCCGCTGATCGGCGAGTGGGCCGCCCAACTGGTGTTCGGCGGCTTCTCGCTTGGCCCACCGACGCTCCAGCGGATGTACATCATCCACGTGTTCCTGCTGCCGTTCGTGGTCACCACGCTGATCGCGATCCACATCGGTATCGTCTGGATGCAGGGCATCGCGGAACCCCACTGATACAATGAGCGACGACACCCAACACGACGCACGAACCGACGGTGGCACGGGGATCGTCCCCCCCGACGACGACACGCCCACGTGGAGCGAGCGCAAGAGTCGTCGGGCCGGACTCCCCCGTCTCACGTACGAGTACTTCGAGCGGGCCCGCCGTGAGGACCAGGACCTCCGGCAGGAGTCCACCTACGTGGAGCGCGACGTGCTCGCGTTCCCGACGTGGCCCCACGAGCTGATCCGCAACCTCGCGCTGACCAGCTTCTTCGTCGGCATGCTGCTGCTGCTGTCGGCGACGCTCCCGCCCCACATCGGCGACCCGGCGAACCCGAGTTCGACGCCGTCGATCATCCTGCCCGACTGGTACCTCTACTGGTCGTTCGGTCTGCTGAAGCTCAACGACCTCAACCCCGCCATCTCGCTGCTGGGCGAGCAGAAGCTGATGGCCGACCGCACGTTCGGCGTGCTCGCGAACGTCGTCGTCGTCGGCGCCATCTCGGTCGTTCCGTTCCTCAACAAGGGGAGCGCCCGACGACCCGTCGAGCAGCCGTTCTGGGCGGCGATCGGGATGGGCGGCGTCACCTTCGCGCTGACGCTCTCGCTGCTCTCGATCAAGAACC
It includes:
- a CDS encoding cytochrome b, translating into MSLKEKDEHDHLGWMEGKQLSAIERGYLFTLIWLDKRFRVVDYLEILESLYYRVNLQMPKSHTEQYNLDNKFWYWYPLYALGSFSTIAYVVAALSGALLGFYYTPAVGAAGPGEATIAYSQIAFIMQDLQFGFMLRSIHRWAAQVMTAAVFLHMLRVYFTGAYKEPRELNWLLGIVLISLTMGFGYTGYLLPWDQLAYWAGQIGVEMALSVPLIGEWAAQLVFGGFSLGPPTLQRMYIIHVFLLPFVVTTLIAIHIGIVWMQGIAEPH
- a CDS encoding cytochrome bc complex cytochrome b subunit gives rise to the protein MSDDTQHDARTDGGTGIVPPDDDTPTWSERKSRRAGLPRLTYEYFERARREDQDLRQESTYVERDVLAFPTWPHELIRNLALTSFFVGMLLLLSATLPPHIGDPANPSSTPSIILPDWYLYWSFGLLKLNDLNPAISLLGEQKLMADRTFGVLANVVVVGAISVVPFLNKGSARRPVEQPFWAAIGMGGVTFALTLSLLSIKNLMPMDVHLLFDLTFLAPIVIGCLTYAVLKTMREGYMYDLNRRYYRLRPPK